The following coding sequences lie in one Mesorhizobium sp. DCY119 genomic window:
- the tagH gene encoding type VI secretion system-associated FHA domain protein TagH, with the protein MTLAIGIARPKALATRDGLFLMTINLTIENLTELPSGGPTRFRSHDRGFEIGRENCDWVLPDPNMFISGRHCEVRHENGSYWLHDVSRNGTFVNGATQRVKSPYQLNNGDRLQIGHYLVSVAITADAGVQPSQAPWGPENVWGTDAPGTPSRSVQPARGEPVHGAPARPLDDFSFSFEGEAAAAPARPSAQAAPEPFQPQATPPPSPAHAPMGAAQSGGAEALLRAIAVGAGVSPDIFMQRDPSDVAAEIGLVLRTAVEELALLLKARASAKVLARSNSRTMIGAVDNNPLKFVPRPEEILEIMFTRRRAGYLDAKHSIDEAFRDLKTHEFATFAAMQTALSRLLEDLSPEAIEKKVPASAFASRKSRAWDTFVATWEAKEKPHENGMLDVFLTYFADAYAKASKPK; encoded by the coding sequence GTGACGTTAGCTATCGGGATCGCGCGCCCCAAGGCGCTGGCCACTCGCGACGGACTTTTCCTGATGACGATCAACCTGACGATCGAGAACCTGACCGAACTGCCGAGCGGCGGGCCCACACGATTCCGGTCGCATGATCGCGGCTTCGAAATCGGGCGGGAAAATTGCGATTGGGTGCTGCCGGATCCGAACATGTTCATTTCGGGCCGGCACTGCGAGGTCCGGCATGAGAACGGCAGCTATTGGCTGCATGACGTCTCGCGCAACGGAACCTTCGTCAACGGGGCGACCCAGCGCGTCAAAAGCCCCTATCAGTTGAACAATGGCGACCGGCTTCAGATCGGCCATTATCTCGTTTCCGTGGCGATTACTGCCGACGCCGGCGTTCAACCATCACAAGCTCCGTGGGGGCCGGAAAATGTCTGGGGAACCGACGCACCGGGGACCCCATCGCGCTCGGTCCAGCCGGCAAGGGGCGAGCCCGTCCACGGAGCGCCTGCCCGTCCACTGGACGACTTTTCGTTTTCATTCGAAGGCGAAGCTGCTGCGGCTCCAGCACGGCCGTCAGCGCAAGCGGCACCGGAGCCATTTCAGCCGCAGGCTACACCACCGCCCTCACCGGCCCACGCTCCCATGGGAGCGGCGCAGTCCGGCGGCGCGGAAGCGCTGTTGCGGGCGATAGCGGTTGGCGCCGGCGTCTCGCCGGATATTTTCATGCAGCGCGATCCCTCGGATGTCGCTGCCGAAATCGGGCTTGTGCTGCGCACGGCAGTGGAGGAACTCGCTTTGCTCCTGAAGGCGCGCGCATCCGCCAAGGTGCTTGCCCGCAGCAACAGCCGCACGATGATCGGCGCGGTCGACAACAACCCGCTGAAATTCGTGCCGCGCCCCGAGGAAATACTGGAAATCATGTTCACCCGGCGCAGGGCCGGCTATCTCGACGCCAAGCACAGCATCGACGAGGCTTTTCGCGACCTCAAGACCCACGAATTCGCGACCTTTGCCGCGATGCAGACGGCGCTGTCGCGGCTGCTCGAGGATTTGTCGCCCGAGGCGATCGAGAAGAAGGTTCCGGCGTCCGCCTTCGCCTCCAGGAAGAGCCGCGCCTGGGACACATTCGTTGCGACATGGGAAGCCAAGGAAAAGCCGCATGAGAACGGCATGCTGGATGTGTTCCTGACCTATTTCGCCGACGCCTACGCGAAGGCCTCGAAGCCGAAATAG
- a CDS encoding RNA polymerase sigma factor encodes MTDPHWIEAALTAARPQAVGALLRYFRDLDTAEEAFQEACLRALKTWPKNGPPRDPAAWLIFVGRNTGIDAARRRAKQQPLPPEELVSDLEDAETHMAERLDGADYRDDILRLLFICCHPDLPAAQQIALALRIVSGLSVKQIAKAFLVGESAMEQRITRAKGRIQGADVPFETPGAIERSERLAAVAAMVYLIFNEGYSAGPGEAHARAPLCDEAIRLARLLLRLFQTEPEIMGLTALLLLQHARTAARFDDNGEIVLLEDQDRSLWNRKMIDEGLALIDKAMRHRRVGPYLVQAAIAALHARAARPEDTDWAEIDLLYATLERLQPSPVVTLNRAVAVSKVKGPAAALEMIEPLEERLSGYFHFHGLKGGLLMQLGRNEEARVAFDCAIARANTAAEAAHIRMHIDRLMKDATPRAGKRA; translated from the coding sequence ATGACCGACCCCCACTGGATAGAAGCGGCATTGACGGCGGCCCGCCCGCAGGCGGTGGGTGCGTTGCTGCGCTATTTTCGCGATCTCGACACCGCCGAGGAAGCGTTTCAGGAAGCCTGCCTGCGCGCCCTGAAGACCTGGCCGAAGAACGGCCCGCCGCGCGATCCCGCCGCCTGGCTGATCTTCGTCGGGCGCAACACCGGCATCGATGCCGCGCGGCGCAGGGCCAAGCAGCAGCCGCTGCCGCCGGAAGAACTGGTGTCGGATCTGGAGGATGCCGAGACCCATATGGCCGAGCGGCTGGATGGGGCGGACTACCGCGACGATATCCTGCGGCTTCTGTTCATCTGCTGCCATCCCGATTTGCCGGCCGCCCAGCAGATCGCGCTCGCGCTGCGCATCGTCTCGGGCCTCTCGGTCAAGCAGATCGCCAAGGCCTTTCTGGTCGGCGAAAGCGCGATGGAACAGCGTATCACCCGCGCCAAGGGCCGCATCCAGGGCGCCGACGTGCCGTTTGAGACGCCCGGCGCCATAGAGCGCTCCGAACGGCTGGCGGCCGTCGCGGCGATGGTCTACCTGATCTTCAACGAGGGCTATTCCGCCGGTCCCGGCGAAGCGCATGCCCGCGCACCGCTTTGCGACGAGGCGATCCGGCTGGCGCGGCTGCTGCTCAGGCTTTTCCAGACCGAGCCCGAGATCATGGGACTGACGGCATTGCTTCTTTTGCAGCATGCACGCACAGCCGCTCGTTTCGATGACAACGGCGAGATCGTGCTGCTCGAAGATCAGGATCGAAGCCTCTGGAATCGCAAGATGATCGACGAGGGTCTGGCCTTGATCGACAAGGCGATGCGGCACCGTCGCGTCGGACCATATCTGGTGCAGGCAGCCATTGCCGCGCTGCATGCCCGCGCTGCCCGGCCTGAGGATACCGACTGGGCCGAGATCGATCTGCTCTATGCGACGCTCGAGCGCTTGCAGCCATCGCCGGTCGTCACGCTCAACCGCGCGGTCGCCGTTTCGAAAGTAAAAGGCCCTGCCGCCGCGCTCGAGATGATCGAGCCGCTGGAAGAGCGGCTGTCCGGTTATTTCCATTTCCATGGCCTGAAAGGCGGCCTGCTGATGCAGCTTGGCCGCAACGAAGAGGCCCGCGTCGCCTTCGACTGCGCGATCGCGCGGGCCAACACCGCCGCCGAAGCCGCGCATATCAGAATGCATATCGATCGCCTGATGAAAGACGCCACCCCGCGCGCCGGCAAACGGGCCTGA
- a CDS encoding YciI family protein, whose product MQYAILCYNSEDVVGSWTKEEDDKVMADLAVVQEKLAKAGKLGPVARLMPTTAATTLRKTRDEPFVIDGPFAETKEQFLGFYVVDCASLDEAVEVARELAVANPGTGSYEIRPISIFRPGPTPA is encoded by the coding sequence ATGCAATATGCCATCCTGTGCTACAATTCCGAAGATGTCGTCGGTTCCTGGACCAAGGAAGAGGACGACAAGGTGATGGCCGATCTCGCCGTGGTGCAGGAAAAGCTTGCCAAAGCCGGCAAGCTCGGCCCGGTCGCGCGCCTGATGCCGACCACTGCCGCAACGACCCTGCGCAAGACCCGCGACGAGCCCTTCGTCATCGACGGACCCTTTGCCGAGACCAAGGAACAGTTTCTTGGCTTCTATGTCGTCGATTGCGCATCGCTCGACGAGGCCGTCGAGGTGGCGCGCGAACTGGCCGTCGCCAATCCCGGCACGGGGTCCTATGAAATCCGCCCCATTTCCATTTTCAGACCCGGACCGACACCCGCATGA
- a CDS encoding LTA synthase family protein, which yields MAITSVTTSHHNRTLSDLWNTLPMLYGISAFAIFLATRLALTIFTGFDNVPVSSWPYIFLRGLWFDLATLGFILIPFLFAAAVIPEKWRHTRFHAYFGRFIAWLLIAVLLFTAIGEFFFWLEFSNRFNFIALDYLIYTQEVIGNIQQSYPVKTLVAAIGLLATGAVWLMRGWFRQIEIGEYTRKTRVILAALMVLWPASAYTFANLDQMYASANNYANELSGNGLFSLVAAFRRNELDYDRFYATIPDGQAKAILKDLGVKKTGPASEAAVANDASGPMPDFLLKRPKNIVMITVESLSGEYVGALGDKRGWTPNMDRIAGQGLLFDRMFATGTRTVRGLEATTLGTPPVPGQAIVRRPNNEHLTTVGGILAHDGYASTFAYGGYSYFDNMAAYYSGNDYAVFDRTEFPAETIPAANVWGVADEALFSNVDAMLSKPEAADKPFFVQIMTTTNHRPYTYPDGRIDVPSPGGHEGGVKYTDYAIGHFIDEASKKPWFKDTMFVIIADHCASVAGKVELPVESYHIPMIFYGPGIVKPGHFTDNISQIDVPPTLLDVLGKPGESYFYGRSARELKADPQGVFISNYQSLGYYKNNRLTVLKPGKVVESFTVDPITFETMPGPVDATLEKEAIAYYQTASRAFKTGELTAPWYAKTN from the coding sequence GTGGCCATCACCTCCGTAACCACTTCCCACCACAATCGTACTCTGTCTGATCTCTGGAACACGTTGCCGATGCTCTATGGCATCTCGGCTTTCGCAATCTTTCTGGCGACAAGGCTGGCTTTGACCATCTTTACCGGCTTCGACAATGTGCCTGTGTCGTCCTGGCCCTACATCTTCCTGCGCGGCCTGTGGTTCGATCTGGCGACGCTCGGCTTTATCCTCATCCCGTTCCTGTTTGCAGCAGCCGTAATACCGGAGAAATGGCGGCACACCCGGTTTCACGCCTATTTCGGGCGCTTCATTGCATGGTTGCTGATAGCCGTGCTTCTGTTCACCGCGATCGGTGAATTCTTCTTCTGGCTGGAGTTCTCCAACCGCTTCAACTTCATTGCGCTGGATTACCTGATCTACACCCAGGAAGTGATCGGAAACATCCAGCAGTCCTATCCGGTCAAGACGCTGGTGGCCGCCATCGGCTTGCTGGCCACAGGTGCTGTCTGGCTGATGCGCGGCTGGTTCCGGCAGATCGAGATCGGCGAGTACACCAGGAAAACCCGCGTCATCCTTGCCGCTCTCATGGTGCTGTGGCCGGCCTCGGCCTACACTTTCGCCAATCTCGACCAGATGTATGCCTCGGCCAACAACTACGCCAACGAACTGTCCGGCAACGGGCTTTTCAGCCTGGTCGCAGCATTTCGCCGCAATGAGCTCGACTACGACCGCTTCTATGCGACCATCCCCGATGGTCAGGCAAAGGCGATCCTGAAAGATCTCGGCGTGAAGAAGACAGGCCCGGCGTCGGAAGCGGCAGTGGCCAACGATGCCTCGGGACCCATGCCCGACTTCCTGCTGAAGCGTCCGAAAAACATCGTCATGATCACGGTCGAGAGCCTTTCGGGCGAATATGTCGGCGCGCTCGGCGACAAGCGTGGCTGGACGCCAAACATGGATCGCATTGCCGGCCAGGGGCTGCTTTTCGACCGCATGTTCGCCACCGGCACGCGCACCGTGCGCGGCCTCGAAGCGACGACGCTCGGCACCCCGCCGGTCCCCGGTCAGGCGATCGTGCGCCGTCCCAACAACGAGCATCTGACGACGGTCGGCGGCATTCTCGCGCATGACGGCTATGCCTCTACCTTCGCCTATGGCGGTTACAGCTATTTCGACAATATGGCCGCCTATTATTCCGGCAACGACTATGCCGTCTTCGACCGCACCGAATTTCCGGCCGAAACCATCCCGGCGGCCAATGTCTGGGGTGTGGCCGACGAGGCGCTGTTCTCCAATGTTGACGCCATGCTGTCGAAGCCTGAGGCGGCGGACAAGCCGTTCTTCGTGCAGATCATGACCACCACCAATCACCGGCCCTACACCTATCCGGACGGGCGCATCGACGTGCCGTCGCCGGGCGGGCATGAAGGCGGCGTTAAATATACCGACTATGCGATCGGCCATTTCATCGACGAAGCATCGAAGAAGCCGTGGTTCAAGGACACGATGTTCGTCATCATCGCCGACCATTGCGCTTCGGTGGCCGGAAAGGTCGAGCTTCCCGTCGAGAGCTATCACATCCCGATGATCTTCTACGGTCCCGGCATCGTGAAACCCGGTCATTTCACCGACAACATCAGCCAGATCGACGTGCCGCCGACCCTGCTCGACGTACTCGGCAAGCCGGGTGAATCCTATTTCTATGGCCGCTCGGCGCGTGAGTTGAAAGCCGATCCGCAAGGCGTGTTCATCAGTAACTATCAATCGCTGGGCTACTACAAGAACAACAGGCTGACAGTGCTCAAGCCGGGCAAAGTGGTCGAGAGCTTTACGGTTGATCCGATCACTTTCGAGACGATGCCGGGGCCGGTCGATGCGACGCTGGAGAAGGAAGCCATCGCCTATTATCAAACGGCTTCGCGCGCGTTCAAGACGGGTGAACTGACTGCGCCGTGGTACGCCAAGACCAACTGA
- a CDS encoding branched-chain amino acid ABC transporter permease, with amino-acid sequence MKSIDLRTITLLCGLAVIVALVFIWQGNAYGLRMLVEASCLAIVALGLNIQWGYAGLFNAGVMGFIAIAAFGTMLISYPLNPVFWQSEAPGLLGRMGLIIVIGGAITFLLSRSNRYGVPKKLRTVLTIIAGATTYLMAESALEPAAAIIEQNSGFVGGFGLPVWLGWLVGGLFAAVLAWFIGRITLGLRSDYLAIATLGIAEIVRAFLKNADWLTRGTLTVSPLPSPVPTATEIGFIAARSAYLCVTAAMIVVIFVLLQRGWASPWGRMMRAIRDNELAAEAVGKDVNRRRLEMFVLGNFIVGIGGAALVTFGGIFDPSGFSPINHTFLVLIMVVLGGSGNNLGAIFGALLVYIIWTMSEPAALFLFQHGANLIQQVFDIAPPADLPTRALQMRVFVIGLTIILVLRFAPKGLLPEKVTKYE; translated from the coding sequence ATGAAATCGATCGATCTGCGCACCATCACCCTGCTTTGCGGCCTCGCTGTCATCGTCGCGCTCGTCTTCATCTGGCAGGGCAATGCCTATGGCCTGCGCATGCTGGTCGAGGCGAGTTGCCTGGCGATCGTCGCCCTCGGCCTCAACATACAGTGGGGCTATGCCGGCCTGTTCAACGCCGGCGTCATGGGCTTCATCGCCATTGCCGCCTTCGGCACGATGCTGATCTCCTATCCGCTCAATCCGGTCTTCTGGCAGTCGGAAGCACCGGGCCTGCTCGGGCGCATGGGGCTGATCATCGTCATTGGCGGCGCCATCACCTTCCTGCTCAGCCGCTCGAACCGCTACGGCGTGCCGAAGAAGCTGCGCACCGTTCTGACGATCATCGCTGGCGCCACCACCTATCTGATGGCCGAAAGCGCGCTGGAACCGGCGGCTGCGATCATCGAGCAGAATTCCGGCTTCGTCGGCGGTTTCGGCCTGCCGGTATGGCTGGGCTGGCTGGTCGGCGGTCTGTTTGCCGCCGTGCTTGCATGGTTTATCGGCCGCATCACGCTCGGCCTGCGTTCCGACTACCTGGCGATCGCTACGCTCGGCATCGCCGAGATCGTCAGGGCGTTCCTGAAGAACGCCGACTGGCTGACCCGCGGCACGCTCACCGTCTCGCCGCTGCCGTCGCCTGTGCCGACTGCCACCGAGATCGGCTTCATCGCCGCGCGCTCGGCCTATCTTTGCGTTACGGCTGCGATGATCGTCGTCATCTTCGTGCTGCTGCAGCGCGGCTGGGCCTCGCCTTGGGGCCGCATGATGCGCGCCATTCGCGACAACGAACTCGCCGCCGAAGCCGTCGGCAAGGATGTGAACCGGCGCAGGCTGGAGATGTTCGTGCTCGGCAATTTCATCGTCGGCATCGGCGGCGCGGCACTCGTCACCTTCGGCGGCATCTTCGATCCGAGCGGTTTTTCGCCGATCAACCACACCTTCCTGGTGCTGATCATGGTCGTGCTCGGTGGGTCAGGAAACAATCTCGGCGCGATCTTCGGTGCTCTTCTGGTCTACATCATCTGGACTATGTCCGAGCCGGCAGCACTCTTCTTGTTCCAGCATGGCGCGAACCTCATCCAGCAAGTCTTCGATATCGCGCCGCCTGCCGACCTGCCGACGCGGGCGCTTCAGATGCGGGTTTTCGTCATCGGCCTGACGATCATTCTGGTGCTGCGTTTTGCGCCGAAAGGGCTTCTCCCCGAAAAAGTCACAAAATACGAGTGA
- a CDS encoding branched-chain amino acid ABC transporter permease, whose amino-acid sequence MEQVGFLSAMPINEIVFFINKVVIAGLIIGSVYALGAVGLTLVWGILRFANFAHGDLMTLGAFIAFVLTMAMPGLGAAVGLPTAFVVMPIAMAITALITIGLDKAFYQPLRKTNPKPITLVIASFGVMLMLQGLIRLIWGTTPRNMYVTPKEIYRIPFAGKDIIVTEPQLLLIVFTVVAIVALHLFLTRSRTGKAMRAMSDNADLARISGISTDKVVRTTWIIGGSLAAAAGTLLAMDVSLKPDLSFNILIPIVAAMIVGGIGQPYGAISGGLLVGFTETVAVFNWSILLRPLKPHLPDWIELPASIAFVPTEYKIVVPFVILVAVLIWRPNGIFKGKVL is encoded by the coding sequence ATGGAACAGGTTGGTTTTCTCTCCGCCATGCCGATCAACGAGATCGTCTTCTTCATCAACAAGGTCGTGATCGCGGGGCTGATCATCGGCTCGGTCTACGCGCTTGGCGCGGTCGGGCTGACGCTGGTCTGGGGCATATTGCGCTTCGCCAACTTCGCCCATGGCGACCTGATGACGCTCGGCGCCTTCATTGCTTTTGTGCTGACCATGGCCATGCCCGGTCTGGGTGCGGCGGTCGGCCTGCCCACCGCCTTCGTCGTCATGCCGATCGCCATGGCGATCACAGCGCTCATAACCATCGGCCTCGACAAGGCCTTTTATCAGCCACTGCGCAAGACCAACCCCAAGCCGATCACGCTGGTCATCGCCTCCTTCGGCGTCATGCTGATGCTGCAGGGGCTCATCCGCCTCATCTGGGGCACCACGCCGCGCAACATGTATGTCACGCCAAAGGAAATCTACCGCATTCCCTTTGCCGGCAAGGATATCATCGTCACCGAACCGCAGCTTCTGCTGATCGTTTTCACGGTCGTCGCCATCGTCGCATTGCATCTGTTCCTGACGCGCTCACGCACCGGCAAGGCCATGCGCGCCATGTCCGACAATGCCGATCTCGCCCGCATTTCGGGCATCAGCACGGACAAGGTCGTGCGCACGACATGGATCATCGGGGGAAGCCTCGCGGCTGCTGCCGGCACGCTTCTGGCCATGGATGTCAGCCTGAAGCCTGATCTCAGCTTCAACATCCTGATCCCGATCGTGGCCGCCATGATCGTCGGCGGCATCGGCCAGCCTTACGGCGCAATCAGCGGCGGGCTGCTGGTCGGCTTCACCGAGACGGTGGCGGTGTTCAACTGGTCGATCCTGCTCAGGCCGCTGAAACCGCATCTGCCGGATTGGATCGAACTCCCGGCAAGCATCGCCTTCGTGCCGACCGAGTACAAGATCGTGGTGCCCTTCGTCATTCTGGTGGCGGTGCTGATCTGGCGGCCCAACGGCATCTTCAAGGGAAAGGTGCTGTGA
- a CDS encoding ABC transporter ATP-binding protein, translating to MSILKMTDVHAGYGGANILNGVNMEIGANEIGVIVGPNGAGKSTSLKALFGLLTVSEGSVVFDGKDVTNAKPENLVRGGLSFVPQEFNVFPAMTVRENLEMGAYVRKDDFRHLIEKMFEYFPPLRDKQKQPAGELSGGQRQMVAIGRALMMEPKLLLLDEPTAGLSPRYMGEIFERVIAINASGVGILMVEQNARQALAIAHKGFVLAGGRNSFTDTGQALLDNPEVAESFLGGGAKH from the coding sequence CGATGTCCACGCCGGCTATGGCGGGGCCAACATCCTGAACGGCGTCAATATGGAGATCGGCGCCAACGAGATCGGCGTCATCGTCGGCCCCAATGGTGCAGGCAAATCGACGTCACTCAAGGCCCTTTTCGGCCTGCTGACCGTTTCGGAAGGCAGCGTGGTCTTCGACGGCAAGGACGTGACCAACGCAAAGCCTGAAAATCTCGTGCGCGGCGGCCTGTCCTTCGTGCCACAGGAATTCAACGTCTTTCCGGCGATGACGGTGCGCGAAAACCTCGAAATGGGCGCTTATGTCCGCAAGGACGATTTTCGCCATCTCATCGAAAAGATGTTCGAATACTTCCCGCCTTTGCGCGACAAGCAGAAGCAGCCGGCAGGCGAGCTTTCCGGCGGCCAGCGCCAGATGGTGGCGATAGGTCGGGCGCTGATGATGGAGCCCAAGCTGCTCCTTCTCGACGAGCCGACCGCGGGTCTTTCGCCGCGCTACATGGGCGAGATTTTCGAACGCGTCATCGCCATAAATGCTTCGGGCGTCGGTATCCTGATGGTCGAACAGAACGCGCGCCAGGCGCTCGCCATTGCGCACAAGGGTTTTGTGCTCGCAGGCGGCAGGAATTCTTTCACCGACACGGGGCAGGCGCTGCTCGACAATCCGGAAGTGGCCGAAAGCTTCCTCGGCGGGGGAGCAAAACACTGA